One genomic segment of candidate division KSB1 bacterium includes these proteins:
- the rfbD gene encoding dTDP-4-dehydrorhamnose reductase, protein MKVLLTGCNGLLGQNLVAHKPAAIELLGVDLADSFYGKGGELEYHRLDLRDRSATKGLVTSVKPAWVIHTAGYNNVDGAEAEKEACWQGNVVATENLAWAAESCGAHMLHLSTDYIFDGRKGPYAETARPNPLGYYGKSKLAAENAVKGSAVPYVIVRTMVLYGHGQKIRDNFATWLLRKLGAGEEVKIVTDQMGNTTLASELAQALWRLVLHGAIGIYHVAGSEIVSRYDFALTLAEVFGLERSFITPVRTAELHQAAPRPLRSGLIIEKVFEDFGIRLSGTRDALLRFKEELEAAGSPLALTAKSENA, encoded by the coding sequence GTGAAGGTATTGCTCACGGGTTGCAACGGGCTGTTGGGACAGAACTTGGTGGCACACAAACCGGCCGCGATCGAACTGCTCGGCGTTGACCTTGCAGATTCCTTCTATGGCAAGGGCGGAGAGCTCGAGTACCACCGTCTCGATCTGCGGGACCGCAGTGCGACTAAAGGACTTGTGACTAGTGTCAAGCCGGCTTGGGTCATCCACACCGCAGGCTACAACAACGTGGACGGCGCGGAGGCCGAAAAGGAGGCTTGTTGGCAAGGGAACGTGGTGGCCACCGAAAACCTTGCCTGGGCAGCAGAAAGCTGCGGTGCGCACATGCTGCACCTCTCCACCGACTATATCTTTGACGGGCGCAAGGGCCCTTACGCAGAGACTGCACGCCCAAACCCTCTGGGTTACTACGGCAAATCGAAACTGGCGGCGGAGAACGCGGTGAAGGGGAGTGCAGTGCCGTATGTCATCGTCAGGACGATGGTGCTATATGGGCATGGGCAGAAGATACGGGATAACTTTGCCACCTGGCTCCTGCGCAAACTCGGTGCCGGCGAAGAGGTCAAGATAGTGACCGACCAGATGGGAAACACCACGCTTGCCAGTGAGCTCGCCCAAGCACTATGGCGGCTGGTACTGCATGGGGCAATAGGCATCTACCATGTTGCCGGAAGCGAGATTGTCAGCCGCTATGACTTTGCCTTGACCCTGGCGGAGGTCTTTGGCCTTGAGCGCTCGTTCATCACGCCGGTGCGGACTGCTGAGCTACACCAGGCTGCCCCGCGGCCGCTGCGCTCGGGCCTCATCATCGAGAAAGTCTTTGAAGATTTTGGCATTCGCCTTTCGGGGACAAGGGACGCCTTGCTCCGTTTCAAGGAGGAACTGGAGGCAGCAGGTTCACCACTGGCACTCACTGCAAAGTCGGAAAACGCATAG
- a CDS encoding polyprenol monophosphomannose synthase: MKTLVVVPTYNEADSIGKLIPRILAETPPGTEVLVVDDASPDGTAEVVKDIAAKDQRVHLLQRERKLGLGSAYVLGFKYALQRDFDYVLEMDADFSHDPEEIKLLLAKAQGGCDLVVGSRYVDGITVVRWPLKRLMLSIGASKYVRAVTGLKIHDCTSGFKCFRRRVLETIDLDDIRSDGYSFQIEMSFKAFRKGFKVCEVPITFVERRSGTSKMSKKIVLEAVWMVWKLRFYDLIGKL, translated from the coding sequence ATGAAAACACTGGTCGTGGTGCCTACCTACAACGAGGCGGACAGCATCGGCAAGCTCATCCCGCGGATTCTGGCAGAGACGCCACCCGGCACGGAGGTATTGGTGGTCGACGACGCCTCGCCGGACGGGACGGCCGAGGTCGTTAAGGACATTGCGGCCAAGGACCAGAGGGTGCACCTCCTGCAGCGCGAGCGGAAGCTTGGGCTCGGCAGCGCCTACGTCTTGGGCTTCAAGTACGCCCTGCAGCGCGACTTCGACTATGTGCTGGAGATGGACGCCGACTTTTCCCATGATCCGGAAGAGATCAAGTTGCTGCTGGCAAAAGCGCAGGGTGGCTGCGACTTGGTCGTCGGCTCGCGGTATGTGGATGGAATCACGGTGGTGCGCTGGCCGCTCAAGCGGCTGATGCTCAGCATCGGGGCCAGCAAATACGTCCGCGCCGTGACCGGCTTGAAGATCCACGATTGCACCAGCGGCTTCAAGTGCTTCCGGCGACGAGTGCTGGAGACTATTGACCTGGACGACATCCGCTCAGATGGCTACTCCTTTCAGATCGAGATGTCGTTCAAGGCCTTTCGCAAAGGGTTCAAGGTCTGCGAGGTGCCCATCACCTTTGTTGAGCGGCGCAGCGGCACGTCCAAGATGTCCAAGAAAATCGTGCTCGAGGCGGTGTGGATGGTGTGGAAACTGCGATTCTACGACCTCATCGGCAAACTGTAG
- a CDS encoding carbohydrate kinase family protein, with protein MSVRGTADKTLGVIGTFVSDLIEPYAAPVARSLGGIYYTLTYLATVFARGWLIRPVAMVGSDIFDQVCARLARYPHIDLSLLRREERLNTQVRLTYLTENLRQEVTTEPMTPLQWEQVQAVAGCDVVLVNFITGAELSPECFARLSQVATGLIHEDYHSLAWVRDQEGKRSLWKNPNWQQWVSGADIVQMNEHEASSLLDCACPVREERLTELAHQALHGRAKVLLVTLAEKGAFVAEKAASAVRGQLVPACHVERVVDPTGCGDAFAAGFLHHYLETGDAQAAALFANKVAAINCSLLGAENVDAIAEGLRRLHGESQSSMNHRERSAAT; from the coding sequence ATGAGCGTACGAGGGACAGCAGACAAGACACTGGGCGTGATCGGAACCTTCGTGTCCGATCTGATCGAACCCTATGCGGCACCAGTGGCGCGAAGTCTTGGAGGCATCTACTACACGCTCACGTACTTGGCAACGGTCTTTGCGCGCGGCTGGCTCATCCGTCCTGTTGCCATGGTTGGTTCGGACATTTTTGACCAGGTCTGTGCCCGACTGGCGCGCTATCCGCACATCGACCTGAGCCTTCTCCGTCGGGAGGAGCGGCTCAACACCCAGGTGCGGCTCACCTACTTGACCGAAAACCTCCGGCAGGAGGTGACCACGGAGCCGATGACTCCCTTGCAATGGGAGCAGGTCCAGGCGGTGGCCGGCTGCGATGTGGTCTTGGTGAATTTCATCACCGGCGCAGAGTTGAGCCCAGAGTGCTTTGCCCGCCTATCCCAAGTGGCCACCGGCCTCATCCACGAGGATTACCACAGTCTGGCCTGGGTGCGCGACCAGGAGGGCAAGCGTTCTTTGTGGAAGAACCCCAATTGGCAGCAGTGGGTTTCTGGCGCAGACATCGTGCAGATGAACGAGCACGAGGCGAGCTCCCTGCTCGACTGCGCCTGTCCGGTGCGGGAAGAGCGGTTGACCGAGCTCGCCCACCAGGCACTGCACGGAAGAGCCAAAGTCCTGTTGGTGACGCTGGCAGAAAAGGGGGCGTTCGTGGCAGAAAAGGCTGCATCAGCGGTGCGTGGCCAGTTGGTGCCCGCGTGCCATGTGGAACGGGTGGTGGACCCCACCGGCTGTGGGGATGCATTCGCCGCGGGCTTTCTCCATCACTACCTGGAGACTGGTGACGCACAGGCAGCGGCGCTCTTTGCCAACAAGGTGGCGGCCATCAACTGTTCGCTGTTGGGCGCGGAGAATGTGGACGCAATTGCCGAAGGGCTGCGCAGGTTGCATGGCGAATCGCAATCGAGCATGAACCACAGGGAGAGGAGTGCGGCGACGTGA